The Methylomusa anaerophila genome has a segment encoding these proteins:
- a CDS encoding DUF4097 family beta strand repeat-containing protein, translating into MWAILDKARRETNGYAHHICAGVKAVAVKAGGLKENFNLSSEGVISLPNKEYPKTFAVEPGTVLKIYNKNGNIDVSGWDRDFVEVDIQGHFLTAFLKEPSIDIATGKEFVVRTLNSMNLRITVPKGVVATHVENSKGKINVKNVPGDVDVQTATGEIKIQGMAGFVKAVTNIGKINVENGSGKVDAKTATGEIKIQGINGFVKIETNIGKIQGENVSGDVDAKTATGEIKIHKVNGFVKAVTGNGKIDITGISGLYEARTNNGDISVEVPAIRDSLEIRSHHGKITVFLSPNIVAQLKASTSTGNITYQDLPLTVNQSSPTMITGRLGEGGEDSGRINIETSTGSVTLKKLV; encoded by the coding sequence TTGTGGGCTATACTTGATAAAGCCCGCCGGGAAACAAACGGCTATGCTCACCATATTTGTGCGGGAGTGAAAGCCGTTGCCGTGAAAGCCGGCGGTCTTAAAGAAAACTTCAATTTATCCAGTGAGGGGGTTATAAGTTTGCCTAATAAGGAATACCCGAAAACCTTTGCCGTAGAACCGGGAACCGTTCTGAAGATTTATAACAAAAACGGCAATATCGACGTAAGCGGTTGGGACCGTGATTTCGTTGAGGTAGATATTCAAGGCCATTTCCTGACTGCTTTTCTGAAAGAGCCGAGTATTGATATTGCAACCGGTAAGGAATTTGTTGTTCGGACTCTTAACAGTATGAATTTACGGATCACAGTGCCCAAAGGAGTGGTAGCCACCCATGTGGAAAACTCCAAGGGAAAAATCAATGTAAAGAATGTGCCGGGGGATGTTGATGTCCAAACAGCCACAGGTGAAATCAAAATCCAGGGAATGGCTGGTTTTGTTAAGGCTGTAACCAATATCGGAAAAATCAATGTGGAAAATGGGTCAGGAAAAGTTGATGCCAAAACAGCCACAGGCGAAATTAAAATTCAGGGCATAAATGGTTTTGTTAAGATCGAAACCAATATTGGAAAAATCCAGGGGGAGAATGTGTCAGGAGATGTTGACGCTAAAACAGCCACAGGCGAAATTAAAATCCATAAAGTCAACGGTTTTGTTAAAGCGGTAACCGGTAACGGTAAAATTGACATTACCGGGATAAGCGGGTTATACGAAGCACGCACTAACAACGGCGATATCTCAGTAGAGGTTCCGGCTATCCGGGACAGCTTGGAGATAAGGTCCCATCACGGCAAAATCACAGTCTTTCTTTCCCCGAACATTGTTGCCCAACTGAAGGCAAGCACTTCTACCGGAAACATTACTTACCAGGATCTGCCGTTAACCGTGAACCAATCTTCCCCGACAATGATTACGGGAAGGCTTGGTGAAGGCGGCGAAGACAGCGGTAGAATAAACATTGAAACCTCCACCGGTTCCGTAACTCTGAAGAAGTTGGTTTAA
- a CDS encoding DUF4097 family beta strand repeat-containing protein: MSNQETNGKTTKKRKRILMVLVFLLVIAMLGLACTNLPGKYYQETFAVEPGTVLKIYNGTGNIKVSSWDRDYVEVGAQSNFFNSLLKGPGIDIATGKELVIRTRAGMDLGITVPKGVLITRVENSRGTIKLDNVSGNVDAKASTGEIQIQGVDGLVKAETNMGKISVENVSGDVDAKTSSGEIQIHKVNGFVKAVTNNGKINITGVSGLYEARTERGDISVEVPAIRDNLEIRSNLGSIKAFLSPNLVAQLAASTSTGNVTYQDLPLTVNQSSQTMITGRLGEGGGKINITTSMGSISLNKL; encoded by the coding sequence ATGTCTAATCAGGAAACAAACGGTAAAACAACTAAAAAAAGAAAGCGTATCTTAATGGTGCTGGTATTTCTTTTAGTAATAGCCATGCTCGGGTTAGCATGTACCAATCTTCCTGGGAAATATTATCAAGAAACCTTTGCCGTAGAACCGGGAACCGTTCTGAAGATCTACAACGGAACCGGAAATATTAAGGTGAGCAGTTGGGACCGTGATTACGTTGAAGTAGGTGCGCAGAGCAATTTCTTTAATAGTTTACTGAAAGGGCCGGGTATTGATATAGCAACCGGAAAAGAATTAGTTATCCGGACTCGTGCCGGTATGGATTTAGGGATCACAGTACCCAAAGGCGTACTGATCACACGGGTGGAAAACTCCCGCGGAACAATAAAACTGGATAATGTTTCCGGAAATGTTGACGCCAAAGCATCCACAGGCGAAATTCAAATCCAGGGAGTGGATGGTTTGGTCAAGGCCGAAACCAATATGGGAAAAATCAGTGTAGAGAATGTTTCCGGGGATGTTGACGCCAAAACATCCTCAGGCGAGATTCAGATCCATAAAGTGAACGGGTTTGTTAAGGCGGTAACCAATAATGGGAAAATTAACATTACCGGCGTAAGTGGGCTATATGAGGCCCGCACTGAGCGAGGGGATATCTCAGTAGAGGTTCCGGCTATCCGGGATAACCTGGAGATAAGGTCCAATTTAGGCAGTATTAAAGCTTTCCTGTCGCCGAACCTTGTTGCCCAACTGGCGGCAAGCACCTCTACCGGAAATGTTACTTACCAGGATCTGCCGCTAACCGTGAACCAATCTTCCCAAACAATGATTACCGGCAGGCTTGGAGAAGGCGGCGGTAAAATAAACATTACAACTTCAATGGGCTCTATAAGCTTGAACAAGCTGTAG
- a CDS encoding phage holin family protein — protein MCRLVLRIVANTFALYVAKLVWPAVVLDSIWAGLLAGTVLTLLHAAIRPFLLLILLPVNLITLGLFTLVINAWMVMLTDGLIPGLTVPGFWSALVVALLATLVNLPLNRWRAAGAVRHAKQSNR, from the coding sequence ATGTGCAGGCTGGTTCTAAGAATTGTCGCCAATACGTTTGCCTTGTATGTGGCTAAGCTGGTTTGGCCTGCGGTGGTCCTGGACAGTATATGGGCAGGCCTGTTGGCTGGAACAGTCCTTACACTGCTGCATGCTGCAATCCGTCCGTTTCTGCTGTTGATCCTATTGCCTGTCAATCTAATCACCCTCGGCTTATTCACCCTGGTCATCAACGCCTGGATGGTGATGCTGACAGACGGTCTGATCCCAGGATTGACAGTTCCGGGGTTCTGGTCAGCCCTAGTCGTTGCCCTGCTGGCAACGTTGGTTAATCTGCCCTTGAACCGGTGGAGAGCTGCCGGCGCAGTACGCCATGCTAAGCAGTCAAATCGATGA
- a CDS encoding carboxymuconolactone decarboxylase family protein, whose protein sequence is MTNNLDNKGNSMPVILLPKNVFGAFMSLAREIESCGPLSKKEQELILLGTVVMDRSEHGIALHAEKAYRAGATRNEILHAIVCCLPVAGLAKVNEALEAGLAAVDQLEKAAGGK, encoded by the coding sequence ATGACAAATAACCTGGACAATAAGGGAAATAGTATGCCGGTAATTTTATTGCCGAAAAATGTCTTTGGTGCATTTATGAGCTTAGCAAGGGAGATCGAATCCTGCGGACCACTGTCCAAAAAGGAACAAGAACTGATACTGCTGGGAACAGTGGTCATGGATCGTTCGGAACATGGGATTGCTTTACACGCCGAAAAAGCTTACCGTGCCGGGGCAACCAGAAACGAGATTCTTCATGCGATAGTGTGTTGCCTTCCTGTGGCTGGCCTAGCTAAAGTGAATGAGGCCCTTGAAGCAGGTCTGGCGGCTGTGGATCAGTTGGAAAAGGCGGCTGGAGGGAAATAA
- a CDS encoding DUF2089 domain-containing protein — MIFRAPNYCPVCNHEMKISSLSCDYCQTQIEGSFTTCKLCKLPVEQQEFIEVFLKCRGSIKDVEKELGISYPTVRNRLDGVVQALGYKVQKQDDEEEKNFKQEIISALEKGEISAQEAVRLLRKAAK; from the coding sequence ATGATATTCAGAGCGCCAAATTACTGTCCGGTTTGTAATCACGAAATGAAAATCAGCAGCCTCTCCTGCGACTATTGCCAAACGCAGATTGAGGGTAGCTTCACTACCTGTAAGCTCTGCAAGCTACCCGTTGAGCAACAGGAGTTCATCGAAGTCTTTCTCAAATGCCGTGGCAGTATTAAAGATGTGGAAAAAGAACTAGGCATCTCCTACCCCACGGTTCGCAACCGTTTGGATGGTGTGGTTCAGGCTTTGGGGTACAAAGTGCAAAAACAGGATGATGAAGAAGAAAAGAATTTTAAACAGGAAATAATCAGTGCCCTGGAAAAAGGGGAGATTTCCGCCCAAGAGGCCGTCAGGCTGCTGAGAAAAGCAGCCAAGTAA
- a CDS encoding SHOCT-like domain-containing protein has product MSDEKSKLLQMVRDGKISIEEGLELLGALDDTGSRPPIPGKKLGDRFLRVRVDSAEAKVNVNIPLILLKVASQLGNMIAGYIPEEARREMAGKGLDFSKIDFEELVNLVDQGLVDGKLFDVDIEDPKKGKIRVEVYVE; this is encoded by the coding sequence ATGAGTGATGAGAAAAGCAAGCTCCTGCAGATGGTGCGGGACGGAAAGATTTCCATTGAGGAGGGGCTGGAACTCTTGGGAGCGCTGGACGACACCGGGAGTAGACCGCCGATCCCCGGGAAAAAGCTTGGTGACCGTTTTCTAAGGGTACGGGTAGATAGCGCCGAGGCTAAGGTCAACGTTAATATTCCTCTCATTTTGTTGAAGGTAGCCTCACAACTTGGAAATATGATTGCGGGCTATATACCCGAGGAAGCCCGCCGGGAAATGGCGGGGAAGGGCTTGGACTTTTCCAAGATTGATTTCGAAGAACTGGTAAACCTCGTCGACCAGGGACTGGTGGACGGGAAGCTGTTTGATGTCGATATCGAAGATCCGAAAAAGGGAAAGATCAGGGTTGAGGTATATGTGGAGTAA